A genome region from Alkalimarinus coralli includes the following:
- a CDS encoding tRNA-(ms[2]io[6]A)-hydroxylase, whose amino-acid sequence MANQQDLTEIYSFLPCETPDEWVQCALDNQSIMLIDHAHCERKAASTAINLMYRYPAKLDLQAKMSRLAREELRHFEQVLAIMKKRNIVFRGMSASRYAGGMREYVRKSEPEQLVDVLIIGAFIEARSCERFAKISPFLDDELRLFYQSLLKSESRHYQDYLKLARDAANGSIDQRVAEFCEVEKALITSADNEFRFHSGVMP is encoded by the coding sequence GTGGCGAATCAACAGGATTTAACTGAAATCTATTCATTCTTACCCTGTGAGACACCTGATGAATGGGTTCAATGTGCGTTAGATAATCAATCCATAATGCTGATTGATCACGCTCACTGTGAACGAAAAGCCGCGTCAACGGCTATTAATCTAATGTATCGTTATCCGGCCAAGTTGGATTTGCAGGCAAAAATGTCTAGATTAGCTCGAGAGGAGTTGCGGCATTTTGAGCAGGTGCTAGCGATAATGAAAAAAAGAAATATCGTTTTTAGGGGGATGTCGGCATCTCGCTATGCCGGTGGAATGAGAGAGTACGTCAGAAAAAGCGAGCCAGAGCAGTTGGTCGATGTTTTAATTATAGGTGCATTTATAGAAGCTCGATCGTGTGAGCGGTTTGCGAAGATTAGTCCATTTTTGGATGATGAGTTGAGACTGTTTTATCAATCGCTATTAAAGTCTGAATCCCGGCACTATCAAGATTATTTAAAGCTGGCGAGAGATGCGGCGAATGGATCAATAGATCAAAGGGTTGCGGAGTTCTGTGAAGTGGAGAAGGCTTTAATTACAAGTGCTGATAACGAGTTCCGGTTTCACAGTGGTGTGATGCCTTAA
- the acnB gene encoding bifunctional aconitate hydratase 2/2-methylisocitrate dehydratase has translation MLEAYRKHVAEREAEGVPPKALNAEQVAGLVELLKNPPAGEEETLVDLLENRIPPGVDEAAYVKAAFLTAILNGEATSPLVSDEKAVQLLGMMQGGYNIATLVEQLDKPALAELAAKELKHTLLVFDAFNDIKEKMDAGNAQAKSVIESWANAEWFTSRDKVAESIKMAAFKVTGEINTDDLSPAPDAWSRPDIPLHARAAFKMTRDGLTPEEHGVTGPISQIEEIKSKGYPVAFIGDVVGTGSSRKSATNSVLWFFGDDMPGVPNKRTGGVCFGSKVAPIFFNTMEDAGALVFEAPVDNINMGDIIEIRPYDRKILNEAGEVVSEINIKSEVIFDEVQAGGRINLIIGRGLTTKAREALGLGATDVFRLPVDPEAGTKGFTLAQKMVGRACGLPEGQGVRPGTYCEPKMTTVGSQDTTGPMTRDELKDLACLGFQADLVMQSFCHTAAYPKPVDVEMQHTMPDFIQTRGGVALRPGDGIIHSWLNRMLLPDTVGTGGDSHTRFPMGISFPAGSGLVAFAAATGVMPLDMPESILVRFKGEMQPGITLRDLVHAIPLYGIKQGILTVEKKGKINEFSGRVLEIEGLDNLTVEQAFELSDASAERSAAGCSIKLSKESVAEYLNSNITMLRWMIAEGYGDPRTLERRAQSMEAWLANPELLEADSDAEYKHIVEIDLADIKEPIVCCPNDPDDAKTLSDVAGVGVDEVFIGSCMTNIGHFRAAGKLLAANKEPLKTRFWMSPPTKMDEAQLMEEGYFNTFGTAGVRTEMPGCSLCMGNQARVAASSTVLSTSTRNFPNRLGDGANVYLTSAELAAVGAILGKLPTTEEYMQYASKLNSMSSEVYKYLNFDKMPEYTTKAATASVEA, from the coding sequence GTGCTAGAAGCATATCGTAAACACGTAGCAGAGCGTGAAGCTGAAGGAGTACCACCTAAGGCACTTAACGCCGAACAAGTAGCGGGTCTCGTTGAATTACTTAAGAACCCGCCAGCAGGTGAGGAAGAGACTTTAGTTGACCTACTTGAAAATCGAATCCCTCCAGGCGTTGATGAAGCCGCATACGTTAAAGCTGCATTTTTGACAGCAATCTTGAACGGTGAAGCTACCTCACCTTTAGTCAGCGATGAAAAAGCTGTTCAGTTATTGGGCATGATGCAAGGCGGCTATAACATTGCCACTCTTGTTGAGCAATTAGACAAGCCTGCGCTTGCAGAACTGGCAGCCAAAGAGCTGAAGCATACTCTTCTTGTATTTGATGCATTCAATGACATTAAAGAGAAAATGGATGCAGGTAACGCGCAAGCTAAATCTGTTATTGAGTCTTGGGCAAATGCCGAGTGGTTCACCAGCCGAGACAAAGTGGCTGAAAGCATCAAAATGGCAGCCTTTAAAGTAACAGGAGAGATCAATACTGATGACCTTTCTCCTGCGCCCGATGCATGGTCACGCCCAGACATCCCTCTACACGCGCGTGCTGCATTTAAAATGACTCGTGATGGTCTAACGCCTGAAGAACACGGTGTTACAGGCCCAATCAGTCAAATCGAAGAAATTAAATCCAAGGGATACCCTGTCGCGTTTATCGGTGATGTTGTAGGTACAGGTTCTTCACGTAAGTCTGCAACCAACTCAGTACTATGGTTCTTCGGCGACGACATGCCAGGTGTACCTAACAAGCGTACTGGCGGTGTATGTTTTGGCTCTAAAGTGGCGCCTATTTTCTTCAATACTATGGAAGATGCCGGTGCGCTTGTATTTGAAGCGCCTGTAGACAACATCAACATGGGCGACATTATTGAAATTCGTCCTTATGACCGTAAAATTTTAAATGAAGCGGGCGAAGTTGTTTCTGAAATCAACATCAAATCTGAAGTTATTTTTGATGAAGTTCAAGCCGGTGGCCGTATCAACCTGATCATTGGTCGAGGCTTAACGACAAAAGCACGTGAAGCGCTTGGTTTAGGCGCAACAGACGTTTTCCGTCTGCCTGTTGACCCAGAAGCTGGCACAAAAGGGTTCACCCTTGCACAGAAAATGGTGGGTCGTGCTTGTGGTCTTCCTGAAGGTCAGGGTGTACGTCCTGGCACATACTGTGAACCTAAAATGACTACCGTTGGTTCACAGGATACAACAGGCCCAATGACTCGTGATGAACTGAAAGACCTGGCATGTCTAGGCTTCCAGGCTGACTTGGTTATGCAGTCCTTCTGTCACACTGCGGCTTACCCAAAGCCTGTTGACGTAGAGATGCAACACACCATGCCTGATTTCATCCAAACTCGTGGCGGTGTTGCTCTTCGCCCAGGTGACGGAATCATCCACTCCTGGTTAAACCGTATGCTTCTTCCAGATACTGTGGGTACAGGCGGTGACTCTCATACGCGATTCCCAATGGGTATTTCTTTCCCTGCCGGTTCTGGTTTGGTTGCATTTGCTGCCGCTACAGGCGTAATGCCTCTTGATATGCCAGAATCAATATTGGTTCGTTTTAAAGGCGAAATGCAGCCAGGTATCACGTTACGTGATCTGGTACATGCGATTCCTTTGTACGGCATTAAGCAAGGCATACTGACTGTTGAGAAGAAAGGCAAGATCAATGAGTTCTCAGGCCGCGTACTGGAAATTGAAGGTCTTGACAACCTAACCGTTGAGCAGGCGTTTGAGCTTTCTGATGCATCTGCTGAGCGATCTGCAGCGGGCTGCTCAATCAAGCTTTCGAAAGAATCAGTTGCCGAATACCTGAACTCAAACATCACCATGTTACGCTGGATGATTGCAGAAGGTTACGGTGACCCACGCACGCTTGAGCGTCGCGCACAATCGATGGAAGCCTGGTTGGCTAACCCAGAACTGCTTGAAGCTGACAGCGATGCAGAGTACAAGCATATCGTAGAGATCGATCTCGCCGATATTAAAGAGCCTATCGTTTGCTGCCCTAACGACCCAGATGACGCAAAAACACTATCTGATGTTGCCGGCGTTGGCGTCGATGAAGTATTTATCGGTTCTTGTATGACTAACATCGGCCACTTCCGTGCAGCCGGTAAACTGCTTGCCGCCAATAAAGAGCCTCTTAAGACTCGCTTCTGGATGTCTCCACCAACCAAGATGGACGAAGCCCAGTTGATGGAAGAAGGTTACTTCAATACATTCGGTACAGCTGGCGTTAGAACTGAAATGCCAGGCTGCTCTCTATGTATGGGTAACCAGGCGCGTGTTGCAGCTAGCAGCACAGTATTGTCTACATCGACTCGTAACTTCCCTAACCGTTTAGGTGATGGAGCCAATGTATACCTTACTTCAGCAGAACTAGCAGCTGTTGGTGCAATCCTGGGTAAACTTCCAACAACTGAAGAATACATGCAGTATGCATCCAAACTAAACAGCATGTCTTCAGAAGTGTACAAGTACTTGAACTTTGACAAGATGCCTGAGTACACAACAAAAGCAGCGACCGCCTCAGTTGAAGCCTAA
- a CDS encoding UDP-2,3-diacylglucosamine diphosphatase, giving the protein MTTLFISDLHLEEERPEITRAFFEFLDNKAQGIDALYILGDFFEAWIGDDENTPLQVKVKSKLRETSDSGTHIFLMHGNRDFLIGQQFCEETGATLLEDPTTVNLYGKDVLLMHGDSLCTNDIEYMKFRKNMRDSEWQVLFLKRSLPERQIVAQQLRTISQAKNKGKTLEIMDVTPSEVESSLVKYNVNTLIHGHTHRPAIHEIEANGRAAKRIVLGDWDKNVWYLKADATGEIELLSHPLEH; this is encoded by the coding sequence ATGACCACTCTATTTATCTCGGATTTACACCTTGAGGAAGAGCGCCCTGAAATAACCAGGGCGTTTTTTGAGTTTCTCGATAACAAAGCACAAGGTATTGATGCGCTTTACATCCTTGGTGATTTTTTTGAAGCCTGGATCGGTGACGATGAAAATACCCCACTTCAGGTCAAAGTAAAAAGCAAGCTAAGAGAGACATCAGACTCTGGAACCCATATCTTTTTAATGCATGGCAACAGGGATTTTCTAATAGGCCAGCAGTTCTGCGAAGAGACAGGGGCCACCTTATTGGAAGACCCCACGACAGTAAACCTTTACGGCAAGGATGTTCTGTTGATGCATGGCGATAGCCTTTGCACTAATGATATTGAGTACATGAAGTTCCGTAAGAACATGAGAGATAGCGAGTGGCAAGTGCTATTTTTAAAGCGCAGCCTGCCTGAGAGGCAAATCGTAGCACAACAACTTCGTACGATAAGCCAGGCAAAAAACAAGGGCAAAACACTCGAAATAATGGATGTTACTCCGTCCGAGGTTGAATCTTCGCTAGTAAAATATAACGTTAACACACTCATTCACGGGCATACACATCGCCCGGCAATACATGAGATTGAAGCCAACGGAAGAGCCGCCAAACGGATTGTACTTGGCGACTGGGACAAAAACGTCTGGTATCTGAAAGCAGATGCCACGGGCGAAATTGAACTACTGAGCCACCCTTTAGAGCACTAG
- a CDS encoding peptidylprolyl isomerase — translation MIELKTNFGDITLELDYEKAPVTAKNFEKNVRDGFYDGLIFHRVISNFMIQGGGFGPGMTPQETRETIKNEANNGLSNLNGTIAMARTMDPHSASAQFFINVKDNGFLDHTSETTEGWGYAVFGKVTSGMEVVDKIKNVQTTMAAGHQDVPVEDVVIESAQVIDNASEDESAS, via the coding sequence ATGATTGAACTAAAAACCAACTTTGGAGACATTACTCTCGAGCTTGATTACGAAAAAGCACCTGTGACGGCCAAGAATTTTGAGAAAAATGTTCGCGACGGTTTTTATGACGGATTAATTTTTCACCGAGTCATCAGCAATTTTATGATCCAGGGCGGCGGATTCGGCCCAGGCATGACCCCGCAAGAAACCAGAGAAACCATTAAAAACGAAGCAAATAATGGTCTTAGCAACCTAAACGGCACCATCGCAATGGCCAGAACAATGGATCCTCACTCGGCATCAGCTCAGTTTTTTATCAATGTTAAAGACAATGGCTTCCTTGATCACACATCTGAAACTACGGAAGGTTGGGGGTATGCTGTTTTTGGCAAGGTCACCAGCGGAATGGAAGTTGTCGATAAAATAAAAAATGTTCAGACGACTATGGCCGCAGGGCACCAGGATGTTCCTGTTGAGGACGTGGTGATCGAGTCAGCTCAAGTCATCGATAATGCAAGCGAAGATGAGTCTGCGAGTTAA